The Mycolicibacterium flavescens genomic interval GCGCGACGTGCCGATCGGGGCGGTCGTCGTCTCAGCCGACGGCACCGAGTTGGCGCGCGCCGCCAATGAGCGCGAAGCCCTCGGCGATCCCACCGCGCACGCCGAGATCCTCGCGATCCGGGCCGCCGCGGCGGTGCTCGGCGACAGCTGGCGGTTGGAGGGCACCACGCTGGCGGTCACCGTCGAACCCTGCACTATGTGCGCGGGCGCGCTGGTGATGGCGCGCGTGGCGCGGGTGGTGTTCGGCGCCTGGGAGCCCAAGACCGGGGCCGTCGGGTCGTTATGGGATGTGGTGCGCGACCGGCGGCTGACCCACCGACCGCAGGTGCGCGGCGGCGTGCTGGCCGACGAATGCGCGGCGCCGCTGGAGGCGTTCTTCTCCCGGCAGCGTTGACGCCTGTGTCTCGCGAGACGTACACCAGGGTCCCGGTCGGCCCGTGGTTCACGACCCTGGTGTAGCTCTCGCGAACAGAAACAACTGCCCGACAGCGATTGGAGTAGACCGGTGTGCGCCCGGTAAGCTGCCACACGGTGGCGTGTCCGAGCGGCCTAAGGAGCACGCCTCGAAAGCGTGTGACGGGTAACCCCCGTCCGAGGGTTCAAATCCCTCCGCCACCGCCACAACGATTCAGGCACTATTGTCAGAATCCGTCACTGAAGCAGAGGTCGAGGCGACCGCGGTGACCAACCCGAGAGAATTGGTATATGCGCGCGCTTCATGACCAGGACCCCTGGGCCTCGGCCGGGGGTGGTGCTGGGCTGCGCCCGTTCTCGGTGCTGCTCGTCGAGGACGACCGCGGCGACGCCATCCTGGTCGAGGAGTTGATCGCCGACGCCGACTCCAACATCAACGTCGTGTGGGCGCCGTCCATGGAGGATGCCGAACAGCATCTGGAGGTTTCCCGCCCGGACTGCGTGCTGCTGGATCTGAACCTTCCGGACGCCGACGGCATCAAGGCCCTCGACCGCGTCGCCAGGCGCGACATCACCATGCCGATCGTCGTGTTGACCGGTCTCAACGACGAGCACTTCGGCATCTCGGCCGTCGCTGCCGGCGCCCAGGACTACCTCGTCAAGGGTCGCGTCGAACCGGAGACGCTGCGCCGCGCCCTGCTCTACGCCGTGGAACGCAAACGCGCCGAGCTGACGTCGGTGGAACTGCACGCCAGCGAGCTGCGCGCGATGGAGAACGCCCGCCTCGAGCGTGGCCTGCTGCCGTCCCCGCTGCTCCTCGATCAACCCGGAATCGACATCGTCGCCGAGTACCGCCCCAGTCGTCAGCACGCACTGCTCGGCGGCGACTTCTACGACTTCGTGCAGACCCCCGACCGCACCCTGCACGTCATGGTCGGTGACGTGGCCGGCCACGGACCCGACGAGGCCGCGCTGGGCGTGGCGTTGAGGATCGGCTGGCGCGCACTGACGTTCGCCGGCTTGCGCGGCAACGAACGCATGCGCCAGTTGGAACGGATTTTGAGCACCGAACGCCCGGGGTCGAGCATCTTTGCGACGGTGCTCAGCGTTGCGATGTCCACCGACAACCTCAGCTTCAACGTCGTGTCCGCCGGTCATCCCGGCATGCTGCTGCACGGGGACAACACCGTGGAGTGGCTGGAACCGGAGGTCGGCCCGGCGCTCGGCCTGTACGGACTCGAGTGGCCGCTGAACCTTTTTGAACTGCCCCCAGGGTACGGCTTGGTGCTGTTGACCGATGGCTTGTTCGAGGGTCGCTCCGGTCGCGGAACCGAACGCCTCGGCGAGGCGGGCCTGCTCGAAGTCGCCAGGGGCTACGCGCACCTGCCCGGTCGCGAGTTCGTCACCGCGCTGATCGACGACGTGGAGCGCCGCGCGCAGTCGGTGGGCGGTATCAGCGACGACATCGCGGTGGTGCGGGTGGAGCGGACGATCACCGGATGAGGGGTCGCCTCACCGTCCAGGGGTGGCAGAACCTCGTGCTGTCCCTGATGGGCGTGGTGGTCATCGCCGGCGCGATCGTGGGTGCGCTGCTGTTGAACCGGACCGACGAGGTCTCGCGCGAGCTGAACCTCGGTATCCAACCCGCCCGGGTGGCGGCGTATCAGTTGCAGGCGGCCCTTCGCGACCAGGAGACCGCTGTGCGCGGTTACGCGATCGCCGCCGATCTCCAATTCCTCGACCCCTACTTCGAGGGTCAGCAGGTCGAAAATGAGGCGGCGCGGCAGATCCGCGACGGAATCGGCCACCGGGAGAAGCTCATCGGCGACCTGGAAGCGATCGAGAAGGCCGCGGCCGAGTGGCGCTCGACGTACGCGGACCCGCTGATTGCCTCGGTGACACCCGGGATGCCGAAGGTTCTGGACGCCGCCACCGCCGAGCGGGGCAAACAAGGGTTCGACGCCCTGCGCGTGCTCTTCAACACCCAGAACCGCGACCTGTCACAGGCCCGTCAGGATGCGGTCGACGAGCTCGCCGCCGTGCAGACCTGGCGAGACACCCTGTTGATCGCGATCCTCGTGGCGTTCTTCGTCGCCGGCATCGTGCTGGCGGTCCTGGTGCGCAAGGCCGTCACCCGCCCCCTCGAGCAGCTCGCCGCCTCGTGCCGCAGGATCACCGAGGGGAACTTCGACGAGAAGATCGCGGTGCGCGGCCCGCGTGACATTCAGGCGATCGCTGCGGATGTGGAGGACATGCGCCAACGCATCGTCGACGAGCTGGCCGCCTCGCGGTCGGCCAAAGAGCAACTCGGCGACCAAGCCCTGGAACTGCAACGGTCAAACGCCGAACTCGAACAGTTCGCCTATGTGGCTTCACACGACCTGCAGGAGCCGCTGCGCAAGGTGGCCTCGTTCTGCCAGCTGATCGAGAAGCGCTACGGCGACAAGCTCGACGAGCGCGGCGTCGAGTACATCCGCTTCGCCGTCGACGGCGCCAAACGCATGCAGGTGCTGATCAACGACCTGCTCACCTTCTCCCGCGTCGGCAGGCTCGGCTCGACCGAAGCCGACGTCGACCTCGATGCCGTGCTGGCCGACGCGATCGACAACGTGTCGGCCTCGATCGAGGAATCCGGTGCGGAGGTGGTGCGCACCGGAGAGCCGCTGCCTACCGTCAAGGGCGACCCGACGCTGTTGACGATGCTGTGGCAGAACCTGATCGGCAATGCGGTGAAGTTCCGCCGGCCCGACGCCGCGCCGCGGATCGTCATCGACTGCACCGTCGGCGAGGGCACCCGCGAGGGCGCGTGGCTTTTCACCGTCACCGACAACGGGATCGGCATTCCCGAGGAGTTCGCCGAGAAGGTCTTCGTGATCTTCCAGCGCCTGCACGGCCGTGAGGTCTACACCGGAACGGGTATCGGCCTGGCGCTGTGCAAGAAGATCGTCGAGCACCACGGCGGTAACATCTGGATCGACACCGGCCACACCGAGGGCACCAGGTTCCGCTTCACCATTCCCTGCGTCGTTGACGAGCCCGTCGCGGCCGAAATGGAAGGATCAACTGTATGACACTGGACGGCCGGGCGATCGACGTGCTGCTCGTCGAGGACGACCCGGGTGACGAGCTGATCACCCGAGAAGCATTCGAGCACAACAAGATCAAGAACACCTTGCACGTCGCGCACGACGGCGAGGAGGGACTCGACTTCCTCTACCGCCGAGGCAAGTACGCCGACGCGCCGCGGCCCGACCTGATCCTGCTCGACCTGAACCTGCCGAAATACGACGGCAGGCAGTTGCTCGAGCAGATCAAGTCCGACGCCGAGCTCAGCCATATCCCCGTGGTGGTGCTCACCACATCATCGGCGGAGGAAGACATCCTGCGCAGCTACAAACTGCACGCCAACGCGTATGTCACCAAGCCCGTCGATCTCGATCAGTTCATGAACGCCGTCCGCCAGATCGACGAGTTCTTCGTTCAGGTGGTTCGGCTGCCCAATTCCTGACCGCCGCGTTCGTCGTCGGTCACGTCGAAGTCGATGCGCACGGTCGTGCCCGACGTCGATTTCATGACCTCCACACCGTTGCCGACCGCGCGGATGATCGGAAGGCCGCGCCCGCGGGTCGTCGGCTCCGTGCTCGGGGTCCGCCACTGCCCGTGATCTGAAACACAGACCACGATCCGCGCGTCCTCGACAGTCGCCTCGACCACCATCTCTCCCTCGGGGGAGTCCTGGTAAGCATGCTCGACGCAGTTGGTGGCGGCCTCGTTGACCGCGAGCACGATGTCGGCGCTCACGTCGTCGGGCACGCCGATCGGTTCCATCCACCCGACCAAACTGCGGCGAATCTGTGCCAGTCGATCCGCGGTGGCCGGAACCTCGATCCTCAGAGGGTCTGCCGGCCGCAGACGCACATCGATCACCACGCCCGTGGTTGTACCCCGCTTGCCCCGATTCCTCACGTATGTCACGCATACGCTTGGGTCTCAAAACAATAGCGAGGCGCAGATCACACACGAGGACGACGAAAGGCGAGCGCGCCGCGCGTACCGGTGGTCGTCAGCCGTAGAAGATCACCTGATAGTCGGGTGTCCACGCACCCTGTTTGCAGCTCAGCGGGATGCCGTCGGGGGTCTGGGCCACTCCGGTCGCATCGCCGCACGGCAGACGGTTGGTGCGGACGCCGACCAGCGGCGGCGACGAGACCCAGGTGCTGCGCGAGTTGCACGCCAGCGTGTTGCCCGAGGCGTCGATCCCGAAGTTGTAGCGGGTGTTCTGCACGCAGTGCGTGCCCTCCACCGCGCTCCGGTCGACGTAGGGAACACAGTCGGCGCCGTCGCAGTAGCCGGGGGATGCCGGCGCATTCGCGGCGGTCATCAGCGGTGCGGCGACGAATCCGCACGCGAGCGCAGCTGCAGCCATGAGCCTCATAGGTGGCTAGCCTAAGTGCCCCGCATCGACGGTGGACACGGAATAGGCTCTTAAGCCATGAAGCCGGTGTTGGTTACCCTGGTCGCCGCGGCGGGCGCGGCTGCGTTGATCTCCGCTCCGACGGCCAACGCCGATGCGGTCGCGTATCTGGTCAACGTGCACGTGCGTCCGGGATACAACTTCCCCAACGCCGACGCCGCCATCGGCTACGGCAGGACGATCTGCGACCGGGTGGCGGGCAAGATGAGCTACGGCCAGCTGGTGGACCAGGTGACCGCCGACTTCCACACGACCGACAAGTATCAGGGCGCTTACCTGATCAACCAGGCGGTCAACGAGCTGTGCCCGGCGCAGATCTGGCAGTTGCGCCAATCGGCCGCCGGCTACACCGGATGAAAAGCGGCGGC includes:
- the cph1 gene encoding bacteriophytochrome (light-regulated signal transduction histidine kinase), which encodes MRGRLTVQGWQNLVLSLMGVVVIAGAIVGALLLNRTDEVSRELNLGIQPARVAAYQLQAALRDQETAVRGYAIAADLQFLDPYFEGQQVENEAARQIRDGIGHREKLIGDLEAIEKAAAEWRSTYADPLIASVTPGMPKVLDAATAERGKQGFDALRVLFNTQNRDLSQARQDAVDELAAVQTWRDTLLIAILVAFFVAGIVLAVLVRKAVTRPLEQLAASCRRITEGNFDEKIAVRGPRDIQAIAADVEDMRQRIVDELAASRSAKEQLGDQALELQRSNAELEQFAYVASHDLQEPLRKVASFCQLIEKRYGDKLDERGVEYIRFAVDGAKRMQVLINDLLTFSRVGRLGSTEADVDLDAVLADAIDNVSASIEESGAEVVRTGEPLPTVKGDPTLLTMLWQNLIGNAVKFRRPDAAPRIVIDCTVGEGTREGAWLFTVTDNGIGIPEEFAEKVFVIFQRLHGREVYTGTGIGLALCKKIVEHHGGNIWIDTGHTEGTRFRFTIPCVVDEPVAAEMEGSTV
- the rsbW_1 gene encoding anti-sigma regulatory factor, with translation MTYVRNRGKRGTTTGVVIDVRLRPADPLRIEVPATADRLAQIRRSLVGWMEPIGVPDDVSADIVLAVNEAATNCVEHAYQDSPEGEMVVEATVEDARIVVCVSDHGQWRTPSTEPTTRGRGLPIIRAVGNGVEVMKSTSGTTVRIDFDVTDDERGGQELGSRTT
- the rsbU_1 gene encoding serine phosphatase RsbU, regulator of sigma subunit, which gives rise to MRALHDQDPWASAGGGAGLRPFSVLLVEDDRGDAILVEELIADADSNINVVWAPSMEDAEQHLEVSRPDCVLLDLNLPDADGIKALDRVARRDITMPIVVLTGLNDEHFGISAVAAGAQDYLVKGRVEPETLRRALLYAVERKRAELTSVELHASELRAMENARLERGLLPSPLLLDQPGIDIVAEYRPSRQHALLGGDFYDFVQTPDRTLHVMVGDVAGHGPDEAALGVALRIGWRALTFAGLRGNERMRQLERILSTERPGSSIFATVLSVAMSTDNLSFNVVSAGHPGMLLHGDNTVEWLEPEVGPALGLYGLEWPLNLFELPPGYGLVLLTDGLFEGRSGRGTERLGEAGLLEVARGYAHLPGREFVTALIDDVERRAQSVGGISDDIAVVRVERTITG
- a CDS encoding Protein of uncharacterised function (DUF732), with protein sequence MKPVLVTLVAAAGAAALISAPTANADAVAYLVNVHVRPGYNFPNADAAIGYGRTICDRVAGKMSYGQLVDQVTADFHTTDKYQGAYLINQAVNELCPAQIWQLRQSAAGYTG
- the rcp1 gene encoding response regulator containing a CheY-like receiver domain and an HTH DNA-binding domain — encoded protein: MTLDGRAIDVLLVEDDPGDELITREAFEHNKIKNTLHVAHDGEEGLDFLYRRGKYADAPRPDLILLDLNLPKYDGRQLLEQIKSDAELSHIPVVVLTTSSAEEDILRSYKLHANAYVTKPVDLDQFMNAVRQIDEFFVQVVRLPNS
- the tadA gene encoding cytosine/adenosine deaminase — protein: MIAQPDDEALIRAALEAARSAGPRDVPIGAVVVSADGTELARAANEREALGDPTAHAEILAIRAAAAVLGDSWRLEGTTLAVTVEPCTMCAGALVMARVARVVFGAWEPKTGAVGSLWDVVRDRRLTHRPQVRGGVLADECAAPLEAFFSRQR